DNA sequence from the Vibrio ishigakensis genome:
ACCTGAATCATAAACAGAATTGAGGTTAGACCTAAAGTTTCCTTTCTGTATTCCCGCGTTCTATTTGCACACAATAGCACCGCTTTTAATCACTAAGGCGGTGTCAGATGCAAAAAATTCCCTACATATGTGCCCTTATCTGTGTGCTGGTTTCAGGCTCACTTCAAGCCCATGGTTTGGTCTATGACCAAGGGCAGTACGATGCAAACCAGTTCAATGAAGACATGATCTATTGTGAAGGTCTTGCTCATCAGCTCCCTCAAGAAGAGGCGCCTGGTCTTGTTGAAGAAACTGCCAAGCGTGGAGCGCGTGGTGCAGCAGCAGGTGCAGTAGCCGGCAGTGTATCAGGAAACTCTGGCAGTGACGCCGCCAAAACCGGTGCTGCTGTTGGTATGACCCTTGGTGTTCTTGGCAATAGAGGCAACCGTAAAGCAGCTGAAGCAAGTAACCAACAGGCGTACACCGACCTAGTTCGTAACTGTATGTCTGGTCGTGGCTATATGGCACTTAATTAAGCGAGGTAACAGAATGAATGCTCAAACTATTAAACGTGCGGTAATTGCTACTTCATTTGTGGGCTTTTTTATGACCATAGGAGTCCAAAAAGCGATGGCAGGCCCTGTGCATGATTTAGGCCACTTGACTGATCATGAAATGTCGGGTGAAGCGACTCAAATGGTCACCGTCGACGGGGTTGAATACCAAGCAACAGAGTCCTTTATGCAGAAATCTGAGGTGAGTGAGACCGAAGAGGGCGTGAAGGTGATAAGAACCACAGTTGAAACTATAGAGCTAAAAGAGGTTCAGTAAGACTAAGACGAGCAGCTCAAACAGATATTAACGCCGCCATCTCTAGCAGGTTTAGACCAATGCGAAGGTACTTGATGGCTCACAAAAGGATTAGCGAGTACCTTCATCCAGCGGTCTACAATCTCAAATCGACCCGACTCCACCTCATCAATAACCTCTTGTGCTAGGTGAGTTCTAAGAATGTACTTAGGGTTTACTGCGCACATGGCCGTGATGCGCGCTCTCTCATTCGGATAATCCAATTCCAATCTATGTTGATACTGCTTCATCCACTCTTGCCATTCAGGGTTTTGAAAGCTGGGTTCGGTAAACCATTCTCGGTAGGTCAATTCTGATAATCGCCTGTAGCTATGGTTATAGTCGAGCTTGAGTTTTTCCATAAGAGCTAACACATGATTAAGTTCGTCACTGTCGCCTTCTTTACTAGATATTAAGCCAAAGCGCTCTCTCATCAGCCCTGTATACTGAGCTTGAACTTCATCTACATAGCTTGCCAGTACGACTTCAATATCGTCTTTCTCTAACACAGAGGATAGGGCGTATCCCAATGCAGATAGATTCCAGTGCGCAATTCCAGGTTGCCTGTTAAAAGCATATCGACCCTCATAGTCTGTGTGATTACCCACAAAGTTTGGTTGATACTGTTCGATGAAGGCATACGGGCCGTAGTCGAAAGTTTGCCCAAGAATGCTCATGTTGTCCGTGTTCATCACCCCATGATAAAAGCCATACGCCTGCCAACCTGCGATCATCTTAGCCGTGCGCTTTACTACTTCTGACAAGAACAGCTTAAATCTATCTTTACGTCCTTTAAGTTTAGGAAAATGCCAATTGATAACATGGTCCATAAGAGGCTGAATCAGGTGTTGTTGCCCACTATAAAAAAGATATTCAAAATGACCGAAGCGGATATGGGTTGGAGCGATTCTTAATAGGGTTGCAGCGCGCTCCAGTTCTTCTCTGCGCACAGGTGTTTGAGAGCCCACAAGTGCAAGGGCTTGGGTGGTTTCTATGCCTAGGCCAGTCATGGCCGCACTAATCAAATATTCTCTGACAGATGAGCGGATAACTGCTCTGCCATCACCCATTCGAGAATATGGCGTTTGTCCGCTTCCTTTTAGATGCATGTCCCACTTTTGCGTAGAATCATCAACGAACTCTGCCAGAAGTAGGCCCCGTCCATCACCCAGGTCTGGATTGTATTGACCGAATTGATGCCCAGTGTATTTCATCGCCAATGGCTTCCACTGGGGAAGTGTGCGTTTGCCAGACAAGAGTTGAGCTAGTTGTTCTTCTTCTCCTAGGTCTACTCCCAATCGCATAGCTAGGTCGCTGTTGGCATGGATGAGATAAGGGGCGGTGATAGGAGTCGGGTTAACAAAGGAAGAGAGCGCAGGCCCCAACTCGGCATAACTGTGACAATAGTTAAGCTTGTGTAAGGGCTTCATTTTTTCGCTCCATTAAACCTGTGACAGGGTCACTAGCTGCTTGGTGTATTCTTGCTTTGGATTGGTAAACAGCTGTTCTGTTTCTCCAAATTCAACCACTTCACCTGCTTTAAGTACCATGGTTTGATGGCACAGGCTCCGCACTACATTTAGGTCGTGGCTGATAAACAGGTAGGTAAGATGATATTTTTGCTGAAGGCGTTTGAGTAAGTCTAACACCTGTGCCTGTACCGTACGGTCAAGGGAAGAAGTAGGCTCGTCCAACAAAATGAATTCTGGCTTAAGGATCAAAGCGCGTGCGATAGCGATACGTTGACGTTGCCCACCGGAAAACTCGTTTGGATACCTGTGTCGCGTTTCTGGGTCGAGTTCTACCTCATTCATAGCTTGGCAAATCTGCGAATCTATTTCTTGCTCACTCAGCTCTTGATGCACCCTCAAGCCTTCACCAATGATCTGAGCAACAGACATTCTAGGGTTCAAAGCGGAGAAGGGGTCTTGGAATACCACCTGCATTCTGGAGCGCAGTGGCAGCATCTTCTTTCTGTCAAAGTCTGTAATGCCTTGGCCGTCAAACTCAATATCTCCCTCACTGTGCACCAGTTTAAGAACCGCCATACCTGTAGTGGATTTACCGGACCCACTTTCACCCACTAGACCTAGCGAATGACCTCTTTTAAGGTCAAAGTTAACCCCAGTTACCGCTTTAACATGGTCGACCACGCGCTTGAAGATTCCGCCGTGGATAGGGAACCACACCTTGAGATTTTGCGTGTGGACTAGGGTAGGGTTGCTCTCTGGCACCTCTACAGGTGAGCCCGATGGGTCAGCCTCGATCAGCATCTTAGTATAAGGATGCTTGGGTGAGTGAAATACCTCTTGGCAATCACCAGTTTCAACCAGTTTACCTTCTTTCATTACCGCGACGCGATTGGCTATGCGCCTGACAATGCTGAGGTCATGGGTAATGAACAGCATGGCCATATGCAGTTCTTGTTGAAGCTCTTTTAGCAGATCCAAGATTTGCGCCTGAACCGATACATCTAGGGCAGTAGTAGGCTCGTCGGCAATAAGAAGTTCTGGCTCGTTGATCAGTGCAAGCGCTATCATTACTCGCTGACGCTCACCGCCTGAGAGTTCATGAGGGTAAGCGTTAATCTTCTGTTCTGGGTTACGAATGCCGACCTTATTTAACCAGGTCAGCGCAAGATCCTTGGCTTTATTTGCTCGAACACCTCGGTGTATCTCAACAGTCTCGACAAGTTGTCGGCCTATCTTGTGCAGCGGATTAAGAGAAACCATAGGCTCTTGGAAGATCATGCCTATGCGACCACCGCGCACGCCGCGCATTCTTCGTTCTGATAGGGTTAGAAGTTCATCGCCATCAAAATGAATAGACCCTGTCTCATACACAGCGCTTGCTTTAGGCAACAGCCTCAAGATGGAGTTAGCCGTTACAGATTTGCCAGAGCCACTTTCGCCTACCAGTGCTAGGGTCTCACCTTTGTGTACCGAAAGGCTCACATCATGGGTAACCCTTCTAGGGTTCTTTTTACCCCCGAAAGCGACGGATAGATTTTTGATCTCTATTAAGGGTGCTGTCATTCCTATTCCTTTGACAAACATCAAACACTAACAAAATCAGTGACTTGAATTTAATCGATTATGAGTGCTAAATCACGCTCAGATAAATGTATAAAAAACCAACTGTGCGATTGCTCTCATTTCTCAAATATTTTGTATCTTCTTCAACTATTTTTGGGTAAAGTTCAATTGTAGTATTAAATTACAAGGGCGGTGGCGTAATGATTTTCCCCCAATCAGCCGCCCCTTACCATCTAGCATTAGGAGGCGATAATGCCAAAGGACATCTATAAATCTGCTTATAGCCTTGTAAAAGAGGCTGAACTTCACCTTCAACTGGCTCAAAAATGCTTGAGCTCACTAGATGCGACTGTAAATGATGTGGTAAGCCAAGCAACATCGGCTATCGACAACATCTCAGGACAGAATGCAACTAGCTTGTCAGCGACTACCTCTTTAGCAAACGAACTAAAGCAATCGATTGAGGCGCTGAAATTAGAGCAAGTTAACGGCTAATTTCCCCTAAAATCTCTATTTTTGAAGAGGCGTCTAGCGCCTCTTTTTTTATCCCTGTGCGTGTGGGTCAAACGCATCACGCACCGCTTCACCGATAAATACAAGTAAGCTAAGCATCACGGACAACACTACGAACGCCGAGAAACCAAGCCAAGGTGCTTGCAGGTTCGCCTTACCCTGGGCCAAAAGCTCGCCCAATGATGGAGAGCCACTTGGCAAACCAAAACCAAGGAAGTCCAAAGAGGTCAGTGTGGTCACCGAGCCCGATAGAATAAACGGCAGCATGGTCAAGGTTGCAACCATGGCGTTAGGTAACATATGTCTGCCAATGATACGACTGTCACTCACCCCAAGCGCGTGGGCAGCTTTTACATAATCAAAGTTACGGCAGCGCAAGAATTCAGCGCGCACCACACCAACCAATCCCATCCAGCTAAATAGCACCATGATGCCAAGAAGCCACCAGAAATTGGGTTCGACAAAACTGGATAAAATGATCAGAAGGAACAGGGTAGGCATGCCGGACCACACCTCGATAAAGCGCTGACCAATAAGGTCTAATTTGCCACCATAGTAGCCTTGGGTTGCACCCACGATAACGCCAATGATGCTACTAATAATGGTAAGCACAAAGCCAAACAGTACTGATATTCGAAAGCCATAGATGATTCGACCAAGAACGTCTCGGCCTCTGTCATCCGTACCTAGCCAGTTTGTGTTGTCTGGAGCCGAAGGCGCAGGGCCCGGCAGGTTGTAGTTGATGGTGTCATAGCTAAAGCGAATTACTGGCCAAATCATGTAGCCCTTTTCTTCGATAAGCTCCTGAACATAAGGGTCGGTGTAGTCTGCCTCTGCCGCAAACTCGCCACCAAACTCCATTTCAGAATATTGCTTAGCAACAGGAAAGTACCAATCACCATCAAAGTTGACAAATAGTGGCTTGTCGTTTGCGACTAGCTCGGCAAATAAGCTGATGATAAAGAGCACTAAGAAGATCCACAGTGACCAAAAACCGCGTCGGTTTGCTTTAAAGCGCTGAATGCGCATCTGCATCATTGGGGTCATTATCGTGCCTCGAAGTCAATGCGTGGATCGATCCACGAGTAGGTGAGATCTGAGATGATGCTTAGGATGAGTCCAAGAAGCGTCATGATATAAAGAGAGCTAAACACGACAGGGTAATCTCGCTGTATGGTTGACTCAAAGCCAAGCAAACCTATGCCTTCTAGCGAGAACATCACCTCAATCAACATAGAACCAGTAAAGAATATAGAGATAAAGGCGCTTGGGAATCCGGCAATGATGATCAGCATGGCATTGCGGAACACGTGTTTATACAAGATGGAACGATCGTCTAAACCCTTCGCCCTTGCGGTAACCACATACTGCTTATTGATCTCATCGAGGAATGAGTTTTTAGTCAGCATGGTTAGGGTGGCGAATCCGCCGATCACCATGGCGCAGGTTGGTAGGGCGAGATGCCAGAAATAGTCACCGATTTTTTGATACCAGGTCAGTTCATCGAAGTTGCCGGAGACCAAACCGCGCAGAGGGAACCAGTCGAAATAGTTGCCACTGGCAAACAGTATGATAAGCACGATAGCAAACAGGAAGCCGGGAATGGCATATCCCACTATCACCAGAGCACTACTCCAGATATCAAACCTCGACCCATGATGTATCGCCTTTACAATGCCAAGGGGGATGGATATCAGATAAATGATGAGCGTACTCCATAACCCTAGGGAGATAGAGACAGGAAGTCTTTCTACTATGAGGTCGATTACATTGCCATCTTTAAACAGGCTCTCACCAAAATTAAAGGTGATGTAGTTGCCAAGCATTTCGAAGTATCGAACGTGCATAGGCTTATCGAAACCAAACTGCTTTTTGATCTCTTCGATGACTTCAGGGTCCATACCACGAGAGCCGCGATAGCCAGTGCTAGATGGCTCGCTATCACCGCCGCCAAGTTCTACTTCCTGACCACCACCGGTGAAGCGTTCCATCACGCCTGAATCCAGCCCCTGCATCTGAGCGATGGCTTGTTCAACCGGACCGCCAGGGGCAATCTGGATGACAAAGAAGTTGATGGTAATGATGGCCCACAGGGTAGGAATAACTAGTAGCAGGCGTCGAATAATATAGGCTGACATAGGCTCTAAAATGCTTCTCTCAAGAGTGTCAGCCCCGCAACGGCGGGGCAGTTATCAGTATGTAATTAGCGACGTTTCGCAGGTAGCTTTTTCGCTTTCTCTGTGTCGATCCACCAAGTATCGACGCCTAGGTCAAACTCAGGGCGAGTCTCTGGTCTAGCGAATTTATCCCAAGTCGCCACGCGGAACATGCTGCTGTGCCATGCAGGAATTGCGAAGAAGTTCCATGTCAGTACCCGGTCAAACGCAGGCCCTAATGCCTTGAGGAGCTCTGGGTCTTGCTGATGCTCATCGATCTGCTCGGTTAGATAATCGATAGCTTTGTCGCGCACACCCGCTTGGTTGTAGGTGCTGTCGATATAGTTGCTGTTCCAAACGATCTTAAGGTTCGGACTAGGGTAAGCATTGGCTGAATAAGAGCGGAACACCATATCGTAGTCACGTTCGTGCCAGCGTTTAAGATACTGGGTCGTATCTACGGTGCGGATCTTCATATCGATTCCCATGCGGCTCAGATTTTTCTTTAGTGGCTCGGCGATACGTTCTGTGGTCGGGCTGAATACCAAAAGCTCAAACTCAAATGGTTTGCCGTCCTTAGTAAGCTTACCGTTTTGGGTTTCCCAACCTGCTTCTTTAAGAATGCCAAGGGCGGTACGCATTTGTGAGCGGATACGACCTGAACCATCTGACTTTGGTGGCTGATAGGCTTCACCAAATGCTCGCTCTGGAATCTGGCCTTTTAATGGCTCCAGTATCTTAAGCTCCGCCTCGCTTGGCATGCCTTTGGCTTGATATTCTGTGTTCTGGAAGTAACTGCTGGTGCGTTGATACTGCTGGTAGAACATGTTGCGGTTCATCCATTCGAAATCCAACGCGTAGGTGAGTGCTTCACGTACCCTAATGTCTTTAAAAATCTCACTTTCAGTATTGAAGATGAAGCCCTGCATGCTTTGCGGGATCTCATGAGGGATCTCTTCTTTCAGGATATAGCCTTTATCAAAGTTGGTGCCGGTGTAGGCGGTTGCCCAGAACTTGGCCGTGCCTTCTTCGCGAAGGTCATATTCGCCTGCCTTGAACGCCTCGAGCATAACCGTATCGTCGCGATAGTAATCATAGGTGATGGTATCGAAGTTATTACGGCCTATGTTTACTGGCAGGTTTTCCGCCCAGTAATCTTTGTTGCGGGTATAGGTGATGCTTTGTCCCGCCTTAAAGGAAGAAATTTGATACGCACCGCTACCCACAGGTGGTTGTGATAAGGGTTGGCTTAGGTCTTTGTCTTTCCAGAAATGCTCGGGAAGGACTGCCATACCTTGAACTAATGCAAACAGCACGTCTTTGTCAGGCTTAGCCATATCGATACGTACGGTTTTATCATTCAGGGCTTTCACCGACTTGATGTCTTTGAAGTAGGTGCGGTACTGAGGCACGCCTTGGTCGAGGAATTTCTGGAAGGTGAACTCTACATCTTTTGCAGTAATGGCCACGCCGTCTGAGAATTTGGCCTTTGGATTGATGTCCACTTCCATCCAAGAATAGTCGTCAGGATAGCGAACCTTTTCTGCGATAAGGGCATAAGAGGTGTTCATCTCATCACTAGGAGAGAACATCAGCGTATCGTAGATTTCACCTGTACGAGCACCTGGTTTGCCGCGAGAACCATAACGGTTGAAGCTATCAAAGGTACCGATAGCGCCATAGGTCACGCTACCGCCTTTAGGGGCGTTAGGGTTTACATAGTCCAGATGTTCAAAGCCATTGGGGTGTTTGGCCTCACCAAAGCCGACAAGGTAGGTGGCTTCGGTTACCTCGGCGCACGCCCATGATGAGAAGATCATAGCGGACGCCAGCAAAGTCCTTTTTAGCATTTTACTCTCCATTCCCTAAAACAGCTTGTACTCTGTCTATCAAAGTCGTTGATCAAATTACGTGGAATTAAATCCCATCTTATCGAATTTGTGTGTAACTGTTTGAGTATAGACAAATTTTTGTGTGCTGAGTTTCGAGTTTTTTTCGAGAAGAGTAAGCAAATGTCTTGATTGATGAATTTATAAACAGAACGGTTATCTGTCGCATGGGTTGCGTTAAATAGAGATCTTTTTTACTTATTGTTATAAAGTAAATGCACCTTTAAGGGAGGAGCGAATGAGACAAGCAAATTCTATCTCTAAAATCCTACAGGGCGAGCTACTGACTGAGTTTAAAACGGTGAGTGCCATGATAGAGATCTACTGCCGACATCATCACGGAATGATCAAGGGTCTGTGCCCTGAGTGCTGTGAACTGAAAGAGTATGCTGAGACTAAACTAGACAGATGTGTGTTTGGTCAGGAGAAGCCTACCTGTAATACCTGCCCGGTACACTGCTATAAACCTGAGCCAAAAGAGCAGATGCGAGCGGTAATGCGATTTAGCGGACCTAGAATGCTGCTTAAGCATCCTTTATTAGCTATTCGGCACCTGCGCCACGAAAAGCGACAGGTACCTGAATTGCCTAAGCAGAACGTCTCAAATCGTTATCTGAGACGCCAAAAAACGACTATTAACTAGCCTTTGCTGAACCGGCACGTTGCGGGCGGCGCTTAGGCTTAGAGCTAGGTTTGTTGCTGCTCGGTTTCTTACTGTTGTTGCTTTGACCACCGCCTGGTTTAGTAGAATGGCGTTTGTTCTTATTTGCAGGTTTATGCCCTGACGCATTTTCACCGGAACGCTGGCCATCTTTATGACCCACCTTAGGCTTCTTAGGTTTTTTCGGCTTCTTAGGTTTGATAGGTCGGGTATCCAGTTTTGATTCCGGCACTGGATTTACTGGTTTATGGCCTTCCATTTCGTGTCTATCAAGAACCTTACCAATCAAGCGCTCGATAGCAAACAGCTCTTTTGCCTCATCTGAGCACACAAGAGAGTAGGCTTTACCCGTTTCTCCCGCGCGACCTGTACGACCAATGCGGTGTACATAGTCTTCTGAGACATGTGGCAGGTCGAAGTTAACCACTTGCGGTAATTGAGGTATGTCTAGACCACGGGCAGCAATATCGGTTGCCACTAGCACGCGAATCTTACCGCTTTTGAACTCTTCCAACGCCTTAGTACGAGCACCTTGGCTTTTATTACCGTGGATTGGCAAAGCTGTGATCTTTTGTCCTTCCAAAAAGCGAGCCAGTCGGTTTGCGCCATGCTTAGTCTTACTAAACACCAACACCTGCTGCCAATCCCCTTGGGTGATTAGCTTGGCTAGGATCGCAGACTTTTGCTTCTTGTCAGAAACATAGATGCTTTGCTCAACAAGCTTAGTGGTTGAGTTTGGCGGGTTTACCGAGATCTCAACAGGGTTGTTTACCAAGTCTCTTGCCAACTCGCGAATTTCAGGAGAGAAGGTGGCAGAGAAAAGCAGGTTTTGTCTCTCTTCAGGCAGTAGCGCTAAAACTTTCTTGATGTCACGAATGAAGCCCATGTCCAACATACGGTCGGCTTCATCAAGAACCAATACTTCAAGTTGGTCAAACTTAACTGCGTTTTGGTTGTATAGATCAAGAAGACGACCAGGTGTTGCCACCAATACATCGCAGCCACGGCGCAATTTCATCATTTGAGGATTGATCTTTACGCCACCGAATACCACGTTGGAAGTGGTTTGTAGGTGGATACCGTATTTCTCAACGCTGTCGTGAACCTGAGCCGCAAGCTCGCGCGTTGGAGTTAATACCAGCGCTCGTACGTGATTGCTCTTTGGTCTTGGACCCGTACTTAACCTTTCTAGTAGTGGCAGAGTGAAACCTGCCGTTTTGCCTGTGCCGGTTTGTGCCGCCGCCATAACGTCTTTACCGTCGATAATCGCAGGGATGGCTTTCTCCTGAATTGGAGAGGCTTTGGTATAACCTAAGTCTTCAATTGCTCGAAGAATAGGGAGGGAAAGGCCAAGGGAGTCAAAGCTCATAGATGTTCTACTTTTTAGTGGAGGGTTACTAGAGCCTAGTCGAAGTGTTTCAATTAAGCGTGCTAGCGAATAAGGGGCGACATTTTGCTTCCTTTCACCGCAGACATCAATAAGAATGTGATCAGACAACCATAATGCTAAGCCTCGAATGCTACCTCTTATCTATCATCCTATCTATTCTGAGCTTCCTTTGCCCAAGGGACATCGTTATCCGATCATGAAATATCGCCTTCTATTTGAGGCAATAAAAAGTGATTTGGACTCGACAAAAGTAGAGTTTGTAGAGCCTGCAGCCCTAACCTTGGATGATATAAAGAAAAGCCACAGCAGTGACTATGTAGAGGCGTTGGCTAGCGGGCAACTACCTGCACCAAAGATGCGTCGTATTGGCTTTCCTTGGAGTGAGTCATTAATCGAGCGAACCCTTACTTCTACGGGTGGGACGGTAGAGACGGCATTGCAAGCAATAGACAAAGGCGTTGCCATACACCTTAGTGGTGGTTATCACCATGCTCATCATGATTTTGGTAGCGGCTTTTGTCTATTTAACGACCTTGCGATTGCTGCGCATAAGGCGCTAGAGCATGCTGATGTGGATAAGGTGCTGATCATTGATAGCGATGTGCATCAAGGCGATGGCACGGCCACCATTTGCTCTGGTAATCCCGATATCATTACTCTTTCTTTCCATTGCGATAAGAATTTTCCGGCGAGAAAACCCAGCTCTGATTTGGATATAGAGTTTGCCCGTGAGACTCAAGATGAAGAATTTATGCAATCCTTCACTTCTGTGGTTGAACTGGCTATCTCATTGCATCAGCCAGATATGATTATCTATGATGCGGGGGTCGATATCCATGTCGATGATGAGCTTGGTTATTTGAATATCTCGACGCAGGGGATCTATCAACGAGATTGTTTTATGTTCTCGTTAGCCAAGCGTAAACAGATCCCCATTGCTGCGGTTGTGGGAGGTGGGTACCGTTCTAATCACAGCGATTTGGTTCCCATCCATATGCAGCTGATACGTGCTGCTATCGATACTTGGGAATAGGTATTAGTAGATAGAGAAGAGCTACAAATGCCATGGAACCAAACAGATCCTCTGGTCTATGCATGCCAAGCCAGAGCCTGCTATAGGCAACTCCTAAAGCCCAAACAAGCAAAATTCCAGTTACCGCGTAACGTTTTTGGCTAAGCGCCAGTCCACCAAAGAAGACCAAGCAAGCGGCTACAAACACAGTGTGGCCGGATGGGAAGGAGTAGTCGGTTTCGTGTAACCAGTGTCCAATTCGATAGTGAGAGACGTACTCAGCCGCCGTTTGTACTAGCGTGTCTTGGGTAGACTCGGCATAGCTATAAAATTGCTGTGGTGTATCGATAAGCTTTAGTTGCACTAACGCTTCTGTGTATGGACGAGGGCTTTGAGTAAGGTGTTTCAGGCCAGTTTTACCGGCAAAGCAAAGGACCAACAATACACCAAAGCCAATACCTACCTTGATGAACTGTTTTTTGTCCGTTGAAGCGAGTAGCAATCCCAACATCAAAATAGCGAGTGTAATCAAAAAGCCCTGGCTGCCGGCGGAATAGGTAAGGTAGGTGAGTAGACTACCCGTGAAGTCCGAAGGCGTTGATAACAGGTCAAATGGACCTGAGATTAGTGAGATCAGGCTAATGCCCAGAGCCATGATGGCGAGAATGATAAAACCGTGGCGTTTGGTGTTGAGATAAGAGATAAGATTGGACACTAAGATTTCCGAGAAGGCAAAACCCACAGTCTAGCGAAAGCGAGAATGCAGGTCATGCCTCAATCTTATTTTTCCATTTATGCAGGGCTCAAGGTTAGGTTCTTCACCCAGATACGTTTTTGGAAACGCTTAAAGCACAGGCCAAACTTCACAATCTCTTCGGTCAGCATTAGCGCATACACATATTCAAACGGCAGATTGAAGATGTAAGCGCCGATCGCCAAACATGGAATACCCACCATCCACATGGCGATAAAGTCCATGCGCAGGCAGAAGCTGTTTTCACCGCCAGCACGAAGGATTCCCACGATGATCACCATGTTGAGCATTCGAATGCCAAGAAGCACGGTGAACACAGACATAGCTGGTGCTGCTAATTCATAAAGCTCAGGCGAGGTCAGATTGAGACCGCCAAGTATGCTTTCCTTGAATATATACACGGCT
Encoded proteins:
- a CDS encoding DEAD/DEAH box helicase, with the translated sequence MSFDSLGLSLPILRAIEDLGYTKASPIQEKAIPAIIDGKDVMAAAQTGTGKTAGFTLPLLERLSTGPRPKSNHVRALVLTPTRELAAQVHDSVEKYGIHLQTTSNVVFGGVKINPQMMKLRRGCDVLVATPGRLLDLYNQNAVKFDQLEVLVLDEADRMLDMGFIRDIKKVLALLPEERQNLLFSATFSPEIRELARDLVNNPVEISVNPPNSTTKLVEQSIYVSDKKQKSAILAKLITQGDWQQVLVFSKTKHGANRLARFLEGQKITALPIHGNKSQGARTKALEEFKSGKIRVLVATDIAARGLDIPQLPQVVNFDLPHVSEDYVHRIGRTGRAGETGKAYSLVCSDEAKELFAIERLIGKVLDRHEMEGHKPVNPVPESKLDTRPIKPKKPKKPKKPKVGHKDGQRSGENASGHKPANKNKRHSTKPGGGQSNNSKKPSSNKPSSKPKRRPQRAGSAKAS
- a CDS encoding histone deacetylase family protein; this translates as MLPLIYHPIYSELPLPKGHRYPIMKYRLLFEAIKSDLDSTKVEFVEPAALTLDDIKKSHSSDYVEALASGQLPAPKMRRIGFPWSESLIERTLTSTGGTVETALQAIDKGVAIHLSGGYHHAHHDFGSGFCLFNDLAIAAHKALEHADVDKVLIIDSDVHQGDGTATICSGNPDIITLSFHCDKNFPARKPSSDLDIEFARETQDEEFMQSFTSVVELAISLHQPDMIIYDAGVDIHVDDELGYLNISTQGIYQRDCFMFSLAKRKQIPIAAVVGGGYRSNHSDLVPIHMQLIRAAIDTWE
- a CDS encoding phosphatase PAP2 family protein, with product MSNLISYLNTKRHGFIILAIMALGISLISLISGPFDLLSTPSDFTGSLLTYLTYSAGSQGFLITLAILMLGLLLASTDKKQFIKVGIGFGVLLVLCFAGKTGLKHLTQSPRPYTEALVQLKLIDTPQQFYSYAESTQDTLVQTAAEYVSHYRIGHWLHETDYSFPSGHTVFVAACLVFFGGLALSQKRYAVTGILLVWALGVAYSRLWLGMHRPEDLFGSMAFVALLYLLIPIPKYR